The Candidatus Synechococcus calcipolaris G9 nucleotide sequence CCCTCGTCGTTGGTCTGAACAGCGATCGCTCCGTTGCCGAGATTAAGCCCCATCGGTTGGGCCAACCCCCTCGGCCCATTGTGCCCCAGGAGCAACGGGCTGAAGTCTTGGCTGCCCTAAAGTCCGTGGATGGAGTGGTTATTTTTGATGATCCCACGGCCAAGACGCTGATTGAGTCCCTACAACCAGACATTTATGTTAAGGGAGGAGATTACCAATTAAATACCCTGCCGGAAGCATCGGTAGTGAAGAGTTACGGCGGTAAAATAGAACTGATCCAGGTAGAAATTCCCAGTTCGACCACGGCCATGATTAATCGCATTATCCAGTTTCAGGGGGGATGATCAGCAAATCAATGCAGTCAACCGATGAACAACTTACTGAGCTTAGCTCTCAACTCAATGGTGGGATTGAAAGAATCCAACTTCCGGCGATCGCCACATTAATGGATCTGGGCCCACCGGGTTGGCATATTCTGCAAGTCTTTCTCCACCAGAGCCAAAAAACACCTGAAACGGACAACAGTGCCATCTGGATCTATGGGCATATCTATCAACAACTCCTCGGTATTGACGATCACGCCGTCCAGACCACTCTTAAAGAAGATTTTCCCGGTGGTGTGGTTCCCCTTCACTCGGAAAGAGGGATAAACTATCTTCCCCTGCAACATTGCTTGGCACGAAAGGATTTTCAAACCAGCGATCGCCTCACCCTTGAAAAACTCTGTGAACTGGCCGGCCCCACTGCCACCCAACGGCGATGGCTCTACTTTACGGAAGTGGAGCAGTTACCCCTCCTTGATCTGCAAACCCTGAACCAGCTTTGGTTAGCCTATTCCCTAGGACGATTTGGCTATTCAGTCCAGCGGCAACTATGGCTGGGCAGTGGCAAAAACTGGGATACCCTGTGGGAGAAAATCAACTGGCGCAAGGGTAAAAAATGGACCCGTTATCCCCATGAATTTACTTGGGATTTGGCCGCTCCCCGAGGGCATCTGCCGCTTTCTAATCAACTGCGGGGGGTGCAGGTGATGAATGCCATCTTAAATCACCCTGCCTGGAGTTAAAAGACCCTCGGACTATCCTCGACAAAATATCAAAATAATAGGTTAAGGGCAGCCGTTGCGATCGCAGAAAAAAAGCTATAATGACATATAGTTCCATACCATGGGGCTGTAACGGCTTCGACGTTCTTGTGAAAGTCGTTCTGTGATTCAGGTCGAGAGTGGGCTATCTCTCGCAAATCAAAAGTCCAAACTTTATGTAACTGCGAACAATATCGTTCCTTTCGCTCGTAAGGCTGCTGCTGTAGCTTAAACACCACTCTTTGGTTCGAGCACTCGTTGTCTGACTCCGTTAAGGGCAGCGGGTTAACCCCAACGGATGCCCTAGTTACCTTCTCTGGTAGGGTAGCTAGTTAAGACTTTACCAGAGCATCCTACCGTTCGGGATTAAGGAACGGTTCCTGCCTAAGGGTTAAAAAGGCTAAACCTGTGAATGAGCAGACTATGATTAGCTTGGGCGGACACGGGTTCGACTCCCGTCAGCTCCACTTAATTTAACTCTAAAAAAGTCCAAAAAAGTCT carries:
- a CDS encoding GUN4 domain-containing protein, with the translated sequence MQSTDEQLTELSSQLNGGIERIQLPAIATLMDLGPPGWHILQVFLHQSQKTPETDNSAIWIYGHIYQQLLGIDDHAVQTTLKEDFPGGVVPLHSERGINYLPLQHCLARKDFQTSDRLTLEKLCELAGPTATQRRWLYFTEVEQLPLLDLQTLNQLWLAYSLGRFGYSVQRQLWLGSGKNWDTLWEKINWRKGKKWTRYPHEFTWDLAAPRGHLPLSNQLRGVQVMNAILNHPAWS
- the rfaE2 gene encoding D-glycero-beta-D-manno-heptose 1-phosphate adenylyltransferase, which gives rise to MVSGVYSLAELQQLLQTSPELWRPMVFTNGCFDLLHAGHVRYLQRARQLGQSLVVGLNSDRSVAEIKPHRLGQPPRPIVPQEQRAEVLAALKSVDGVVIFDDPTAKTLIESLQPDIYVKGGDYQLNTLPEASVVKSYGGKIELIQVEIPSSTTAMINRIIQFQGG